The Methanobacterium bryantii genome includes the window TTCCAGATATTTTTTTGGGTATAACAGAACCTGCAGGAGAAAGTACCCTTAAAAGTTCCCAATAATATCCTTTTAAAATTGTAACTATCCTTATAAGTTTTACTGCACCTGAAGTTGATCCTGCTGAACCTCCAATTATCATTGCAGCTATGAGTATTATTTTCACGTATTGGGGCCATGCTACCTGGGCACTTGTGGATGGAATACTGGATCCAGTACACGTAATAGCAGATATTACATGAAAAACAGAATCCATGGTGGTAAGATGTGCATTTATGAATATAAGGGTAGAGAATATAAATATTATAATAATCATTGCCTGAAACTGGATATCCCGAATCATATCTTTTACTTTGCCTTTTAAAACTCTATAATGGACAAGGAAGCTTGTAGCACCAATAATCATGATGACCATGGTTATTAAATTAATTAAATTGCTGTGAAATCCTCCAATGTTGTCGTTATAAACTGACATACCGCCGGTTGATAAATTGGTCATGGTGGTGTTTATAGCATTGAATATGGACATTCCTGCAAGAACATATAAAACAATACCTAAAATTGTATAAAACAGATAAATCCACCACATAGTTTTCACAGTGCCTGTGATACTCGGTTTAATTTTTTCTTCTCTGGCTTCGGATTTATATAACCTTGAAGCAGATGTTCCTGGACGTATCAAAATTCCTATAACAACAATAACAACTCCAAGTCCACCGATCCATTGTGCAATGCTTCTTAAAAATAAAACCGATTTAGGAACAGTTTCAACATTTAATATGGTGAGTCCAGTAGTCGTCCATGCGGACATACTTTCAAAATAAGCGTTTAAAAAGTTAATATGTGTAATATTCATTAAGATAAGGCTTCCGATTAGAGCTGCCCAGAGCCATGAAAGGGCAGCTATCATCATACCATGCTTAAGCCCCATTCTTCTATTTTTGCCCCTGAGAGATCTTCTGAGAATGTAACCTACTAAAATTGAAAATCCTGATGGAATTAAAAAAGAGATATAATTACCTTCATTATAGATTAAAGCAACAAATATCGGTGTTAAAGTTACTACACCAATACCAATCATTATTAATCCTAATTGCTCTAATATTACAAATAAATCTTTTTTTCTCAGTTGACCAATCATTGATACCGTATATATAATTTTCGGCAGAGCATATAAATTTAATCATTATTACAATATTTTGGCTTATTTGAAAATTGCATATAATCAAGAGGGTATGTTAAGTGAGTATGTGTTTTAAAAGAAAATAAAAGTTATTTTAACCGTCTGATTAAATATTTCCTTAATTCATCTGCAAAAAACATAATTGGAATAAATGTAATTACATATAACCATTCTATTATTCCAAGTGGAGCAGTTCCAAATACGCCCTGCAGTTGGGGTATATAAAGGATTGCGAGCACTATAGCGGCTTCAAATATAATTCCTCTTATTATCCAGTTATTCTTAAAAACTCCAATTTTAAATACTGATGTCCGTGTAGTCTGAATTGTTAACAGGTTCCCTATCTGGCCCATTACAATACCAACGAAGACAATTGTGGTGGCTTTAATGTATAATGGGTCTGAAAAGGGGAGGGTCTGTCCAAAGTGCCACCCGCCGCCGTAGAGCACCCAGAAATATCCAGACATTACAAGTACTGCTTCAATTAATCCAAGGAAGATATATCCTCTAAGCACTACATGCAAATTCAAAAGTCTCTCTTTTCTTGGCCGTGGCGGCCTTTTCATTACATCCGACTCTGGAGGCCCTCTCCCCAACGCAATTGCAGGAAGAGTATCTGTTCCTAGATCTATTGCAAGTATTTGCATGACTGTAATTGGGAGGGGGATAGCAAACATGGCTGTAAGTACAAATGGTATAATTTCGGCAGTTTCATGGGAGAAAATATAGGTTATAAATTTCCTTATATTTTCATAGATGGTCCTGCCTTCTTTTATGGCAGATACAATTGTCGCAAAATTATCGTCAGTTAAAATCATGTCTGAAGCTTCTTTAGCTACATCAGTACCAGTTATTCCCATTGCAATCCCTATATCTGCTTTTCTAAGTGCCGGTGCATCATTTACACCGTCACCAGTCATTGCTACAATCTCATCTTCATCCTCAAGTATAGATGCAATCCTCATTTTATGCTCTGGAACAGCTCTGGCAAATATCACGTCACACCCAGAACTGAGAAGCTGTACGATTTGCTCGTCTGACATCTCACTTATCTCTTTTCCCTTTACCACCTGGCAATCGCCGCTTATGATGCCGATTTCTTCGCCTATAGCTCTTGCTGTAAGCCCATAGTCTCCAGTTATCATTATAATTCGTATTCCCGCACCATGACATTGTTTGACTGCTTTATAGACTTCTGGACGTGGAGGGTCTTGCATTGCCATCATACCAAGAAATATCATGTCTTTTTCAACAGTTTCTGGCCTGTAATCATTGAAATCATTGGGTAAATTTTTATATGCTATTGCAAGTATTCTAAGGCCTTCTTCTGCAAGTTCGTCATGTATTTTGATTATATTTTCTTTTTCTTCTGGGGACAGAGGCCTAATTTTTCCATCCTCAGAAATTTGATTACTTAAAGAAATTATCTTTTTGGGGGCCCCCTTAATATATGCAACCTTTTTATCCTCTTTTTGATGTATAGAACTCATTGATTTCCGTATAGAATCAAATGGGAGTTCAATTATCCTTGGAATTCTTTTTATCTCTTCCTTCGGATTAAACCCGCTTTTGCATGCTGCAACAAGTAGTGATGCTTCTGTGGGGTCCCCCAATATTTTCCATTTTTTACCCTCACTTTGGGGTTTAATTAATTTGGCATCATTACAAAACGCGGCTGTTCTCATAAGCAGTTTAAGCTCTTTCATTTCATCATAAGATATTTCATTACCTTTATGCAGGAATTTACCTTTAGGTGTATATCCTGCACCTGTTACGTCAATTAATTCATCAGGTATCCAGATTTTACGGACGGTCATCTCATTTTTAGTAAGTGTCCCTGTTTTATCTGTACATATTATGGTTGTAGAACCCAGGGTTTCGACGCTGGAAAGACGTTTTATGAGTGCATTTTTACTGACCATTTTTCTAGCGGCTGCAGCAAGTGCAAGGGTTACAGTAGGGAGAAGGCCTTCTGGAACATTTGCAACAGTTAAACCTATGGCAAAAAGAAATGCAATGTTTAAAGGGAGATTTAAAACAAGTATATTAACTCCAAACAGAGTGAGGCCCATTAAAATTGCTATAATTGCTATTAAACGTGCCACTTTGTTTATTTCTATCTGCAGTGGGCTCTGTACTTCTTTCACAGTTTGGGTAAGAGACGCTATTTTGCTGAACTCAGTGTTTCTGCCTGTTGAAAAAACTACTGCCTTTCCAGAGCCAGATGTCACGCTGGTACCTGCAAAAATAAGGTTATGCATCTCAATAAATGCATGGTCTTCACCGCTCATGCCATCAGGCGTTTTACGTATAGGCCGTGATTCTCCTGTGAGTGTAGAATTATCCACCTTAAATTGGGATGCCTCTATAATCCTTGAATCTGCTGAAATATTGTCTCCTTCATCAAGTACAATTATATCGCCAGGTACCAGTCCTGCTGCAACTATTTCCCTTTCTTTACCTTCTCTTATTACCTTTGCGGTTGAGGGAAGGATTTTTTTGAGGGCTTCTGTTGCTTTTTCTGCCTGATATTCCTGCCAGAAGCTGAAAATAGCGTTTATTATAATTACTCCAATAATTGCAAATCCTAATTGGGGAGTTCCAGAAATAAAAGCTAATATACTTGCAGCCCATAAAAGAAGGGCAAGAATATTGTAAAAATTCTCT containing:
- a CDS encoding TrkH family potassium uptake protein → MIGQLRKKDLFVILEQLGLIMIGIGVVTLTPIFVALIYNEGNYISFLIPSGFSILVGYILRRSLRGKNRRMGLKHGMMIAALSWLWAALIGSLILMNITHINFLNAYFESMSAWTTTGLTILNVETVPKSVLFLRSIAQWIGGLGVVIVVIGILIRPGTSASRLYKSEAREEKIKPSITGTVKTMWWIYLFYTILGIVLYVLAGMSIFNAINTTMTNLSTGGMSVYNDNIGGFHSNLINLITMVIMIIGATSFLVHYRVLKGKVKDMIRDIQFQAMIIIIFIFSTLIFINAHLTTMDSVFHVISAITCTGSSIPSTSAQVAWPQYVKIILIAAMIIGGSAGSTSGAVKLIRIVTILKGYYWELLRVLSPAGSVIPKKISGKPVTDVEVREASSYVFIYLLFIFISWLVFVQYGYDALNSLYEIISAQGNVGLSMGITSPTMPQIPQIFLIFNMWIGRIEIIPVLVLIKASLGALKRF
- a CDS encoding cation-translocating P-type ATPase, with protein sequence MNENKPSKEEMDIYKPSPKEVYSKLDTTSNGLSENEAQIRLKKYGPNQIEEVKKKPLIFKFLENFYNILALLLWAASILAFISGTPQLGFAIIGVIIINAIFSFWQEYQAEKATEALKKILPSTAKVIREGKEREIVAAGLVPGDIIVLDEGDNISADSRIIEASQFKVDNSTLTGESRPIRKTPDGMSGEDHAFIEMHNLIFAGTSVTSGSGKAVVFSTGRNTEFSKIASLTQTVKEVQSPLQIEINKVARLIAIIAILMGLTLFGVNILVLNLPLNIAFLFAIGLTVANVPEGLLPTVTLALAAAARKMVSKNALIKRLSSVETLGSTTIICTDKTGTLTKNEMTVRKIWIPDELIDVTGAGYTPKGKFLHKGNEISYDEMKELKLLMRTAAFCNDAKLIKPQSEGKKWKILGDPTEASLLVAACKSGFNPKEEIKRIPRIIELPFDSIRKSMSSIHQKEDKKVAYIKGAPKKIISLSNQISEDGKIRPLSPEEKENIIKIHDELAEEGLRILAIAYKNLPNDFNDYRPETVEKDMIFLGMMAMQDPPRPEVYKAVKQCHGAGIRIIMITGDYGLTARAIGEEIGIISGDCQVVKGKEISEMSDEQIVQLLSSGCDVIFARAVPEHKMRIASILEDEDEIVAMTGDGVNDAPALRKADIGIAMGITGTDVAKEASDMILTDDNFATIVSAIKEGRTIYENIRKFITYIFSHETAEIIPFVLTAMFAIPLPITVMQILAIDLGTDTLPAIALGRGPPESDVMKRPPRPRKERLLNLHVVLRGYIFLGLIEAVLVMSGYFWVLYGGGWHFGQTLPFSDPLYIKATTIVFVGIVMGQIGNLLTIQTTRTSVFKIGVFKNNWIIRGIIFEAAIVLAILYIPQLQGVFGTAPLGIIEWLYVITFIPIMFFADELRKYLIRRLK